In Torulaspora delbrueckii CBS 1146 chromosome 1, complete genome, one genomic interval encodes:
- the YJU2 gene encoding mRNA splicing protein YJU2 (similar to Saccharomyces cerevisiae YJU2 (YKL095W); ancestral locus Anc_2.486), whose product MSERKAINKYYPPDYDPIAAEKALKKSAKTLKTRQKDVVTIRLMTPFSMRCLKCSEYIPQSRKFNGKKQLLPERYLNTIKVFRLSIRCPRCNHVISFRTDPKTADYVMEGGAERNGGKTVQEQGQVESAEQTLERLVRERKAADHAALGGNSGDRHEQLEARLAQTQREQQQEEELERLLLQRKRVRSSQGDSGRDSSENESDLEQAAEAALQKQSRPFRALLPPPAPVQSSRGTREPRRRTHLGCGGGRDHRVRREQ is encoded by the coding sequence ATGTCAGAGAGGAAAGCTATAAACAAGTACTATCCACCCGATTACGACCCCATAGCAGCAGAAAAGgcactgaagaagagtgCCAAGACACTAAAGACAAGACAGAAAGATGTTGTTACCATTAGATTGATGACACCGTTCAGCATGCGCTGCTTGAAATGTTCAGAGTACATCCCGCAAAGTCGTAAATTTAACGGCAAGAAGCAACTATTACCTGAGAGGTATCTGAATACCATCAAGGTTTTCCGATTGAGTATTCGGTGCCCGCGATGCAACCACGTGATCAGTTTTCGCACAGATCCCAAGACTGCCGACTACGTGATGGAGGGCGGGGCGGAGCGTAACGGGGGTAAGACGGTGCAGGAGCAGGGGCAGGTCGAGTCCGCGGAACAGACGCTCGAGCGGCTGGTGCGCGAGCGCAAAGCCGCGGACCACGCGGCTTTGGGCGGCAATAGTGGTGATCGCCACGAGCAGCTGGAGGCGCGGCTGGCGCAGACGCAGCGCGAGCAGCAGCAGGAGGAAGAGCTTGAGCGGCTACTGCTGCAACGAAAGCGTGTGCGCAGCTCCCAAGGAGATAGCGGCCGAGATAGCAGCGAGAACGAGAGTGATCTCGAGCAAGCCGCGGAAGCAGCTTTACAAAAACAGAGCCGCCCCTTCCGCGCCCTGCTACCACCGCCAGCACCGGTGCAGTCGTCCCGCGGAACAAGAgagccaagaagaagaacccACTTGGGGTGCGGCGGCGGTCGTGATCATCGCGTACGTCGGGAGCAGTAA